One window of Oceanispirochaeta sp. genomic DNA carries:
- a CDS encoding substrate-binding domain-containing protein, with product MIRILFTLLFVVAMTGLVFANGQKGASGIKIGVVLPDASEERWANQDGAFFKAELENLGAGYEFEILFSEGDESKEKQNVEALIAKGAKVIIITAHGNGGASVAAAHAENVVVVAHDRMAKSAADVADYYTTFNSWNVGKAMGKHLVDAAKAAGYSASKKADLAIFSGRVVDWPNATYFFGGAFEELQPNLAMFNIVNQDPAPFLALKKYTEATFNDAAKDALQAAMLPIDTDWNPETAGIKAAGVVAQIKKTSDAVFVLAPNDDTSAAIRQEFAKMATPYAKYYTTGQDASNVTLASLMGDVVTGKGTQTMTVFKDVSKLVKDSVAIAKNVVDGKDGLTGLNSGPSIDGAKTAYSPIDTLLATNPQLTYDTIFATGYKSEDNPDFDAIDFTPYK from the coding sequence ATGATACGTATTTTGTTTACATTACTATTCGTTGTAGCAATGACAGGACTTGTTTTTGCAAATGGCCAGAAAGGTGCATCAGGCATCAAAATTGGTGTCGTTTTACCAGATGCATCTGAAGAAAGATGGGCAAACCAGGATGGTGCATTCTTTAAAGCAGAACTGGAAAATTTAGGTGCTGGTTACGAATTTGAGATTTTATTTTCAGAGGGTGATGAATCAAAAGAAAAACAAAATGTAGAAGCCTTAATCGCCAAAGGTGCCAAGGTTATTATTATCACAGCACATGGTAATGGTGGAGCATCAGTTGCTGCTGCACATGCTGAAAATGTTGTGGTAGTGGCACATGACCGAATGGCAAAATCCGCTGCAGATGTAGCTGATTACTATACTACATTCAATAGTTGGAATGTTGGTAAAGCAATGGGTAAACATTTAGTTGACGCAGCTAAAGCAGCAGGTTATTCTGCCAGTAAAAAAGCCGATTTAGCAATTTTTTCCGGTCGTGTAGTTGACTGGCCCAATGCAACATACTTCTTTGGTGGTGCTTTTGAAGAATTACAGCCTAATTTAGCTATGTTCAATATCGTAAATCAAGATCCAGCTCCTTTCCTGGCACTGAAAAAGTACACAGAAGCTACTTTTAATGACGCTGCAAAAGATGCATTACAGGCTGCCATGTTGCCAATCGATACAGACTGGAATCCTGAAACTGCTGGTATTAAAGCTGCAGGTGTAGTTGCACAGATCAAAAAAACTTCTGACGCAGTATTTGTATTAGCTCCTAACGATGATACTTCAGCAGCAATTCGTCAAGAATTTGCTAAAATGGCTACTCCTTATGCTAAATACTATACAACAGGTCAGGATGCTTCTAATGTTACATTGGCAAGCTTAATGGGTGACGTTGTTACTGGTAAAGGAACTCAAACCATGACAGTATTCAAAGACGTTTCAAAATTGGTAAAAGACTCTGTTGCTATTGCTAAGAACGTTGTTGATGGAAAAGATGGTTTAACCGGTTTAAATAGTGGACCTTCCATTGATGGAGCAAAAACTGCTTATTCTCCCATTGATACACTGTTAGCAACAAATCCACAGCTGACTTATGACACAATTTTTGCGACAGGTTACAAATCAGAAGATAACCCTGATTTTGATGCCATTGATTTCACACCTTACAAATAA
- a CDS encoding sensor histidine kinase — MNRLHTSNSLKAKLLYYFVFSMSFTVISFGIILTLSLSLQDIADKRFEDEQSLHILQVQLDEIQEPIESYLGFYSSSSLAQLLYASETIKDTLPDKRVIIDDESELLKRDIYFLIDSYLLQVNQVIEMKRGRNVPGYTQGFEDLSILYNYITDRINEVSLKGFRSQLGEYRSFLELFRSIQMYSLILIVIIMAFAFSLLMKNVNTISYPIHQLSLMAGKISAGDFDMDDVQFDSVDEINHVASAFNEMKNSISHYINELKKQKDIEQQIMTERVRNLNMEQLLKRMELYTMQAQMNPHFLFNTINTGVQLAIVEEAEKTADFMENLAALFRYNIREKKFFVPLRHEYEGLKSYFNILKIRFPKTLRLELDINEELLDDFTCPAMVLQPIVENSVLHAFKNKEGIGTISVSIEYNHPILRISVKDDGIGIPKKTVKALLIPHTHDYQLSSKVMGLENVIQRCYFFYPEVRDPVEIHSEIGRGTDIIININTEVEPCIEL; from the coding sequence GTGAATAGACTTCACACAAGCAATTCCCTCAAGGCAAAATTGCTCTATTATTTTGTTTTCTCTATGTCTTTCACAGTGATCTCTTTCGGCATAATTCTCACCTTGTCTCTCTCTCTGCAGGATATAGCCGATAAGCGCTTTGAAGATGAGCAATCCCTTCACATTCTGCAGGTACAGCTGGATGAAATACAGGAACCAATCGAAAGTTATCTCGGTTTTTATTCTTCTTCCTCTCTGGCTCAGCTCCTCTATGCTTCAGAGACAATTAAAGATACTCTTCCCGATAAACGGGTTATCATTGATGATGAATCAGAATTATTGAAAAGGGATATCTACTTTCTCATAGACTCCTATCTGCTACAGGTAAATCAGGTTATTGAAATGAAGCGGGGCAGGAATGTTCCGGGATATACACAGGGCTTTGAAGATCTGTCCATCCTTTACAATTATATCACCGATAGAATCAACGAAGTCAGCCTGAAGGGGTTTAGAAGTCAATTGGGAGAATACCGTAGTTTTCTCGAACTGTTCCGGTCAATCCAGATGTATAGCCTCATACTCATCGTGATTATTATGGCATTTGCCTTCTCTTTACTTATGAAAAATGTGAACACCATCTCATATCCCATTCATCAACTCTCACTGATGGCAGGGAAAATCTCCGCTGGGGATTTTGATATGGATGATGTCCAGTTTGACTCGGTTGATGAAATAAATCATGTAGCATCAGCTTTTAATGAAATGAAAAACAGCATCAGCCACTATATTAACGAATTGAAAAAGCAGAAAGATATCGAACAGCAGATAATGACTGAAAGAGTGCGAAATCTCAATATGGAGCAGCTTCTCAAGAGGATGGAACTCTACACTATGCAGGCTCAGATGAATCCTCATTTTCTCTTTAATACCATCAACACGGGAGTACAGCTCGCCATTGTTGAAGAGGCTGAGAAAACAGCAGACTTTATGGAAAACCTTGCTGCACTTTTCCGATATAACATCAGGGAAAAGAAATTCTTTGTTCCATTGCGTCATGAATACGAGGGGTTAAAGTCCTATTTCAATATTCTGAAAATCCGGTTTCCCAAGACCCTCCGCCTGGAATTGGATATCAATGAGGAACTGCTCGATGATTTCACTTGCCCAGCCATGGTGCTGCAGCCTATTGTGGAAAACTCTGTTTTACACGCCTTTAAAAACAAAGAGGGAATAGGTACCATTTCGGTTTCTATTGAATACAATCATCCTATTCTGCGGATTTCCGTAAAAGATGATGGAATTGGGATACCGAAAAAAACTGTAAAAGCTCTTTTGATACCCCATACCCATGACTATCAGCTCAGCTCAAAAGTTATGGGATTGGAAAATGTCATACAGCGCTGTTATTTTTTCTACCCTGAAGTGAGAGATCCTGTGGAAATCCACAGTGAAATTGGCAGAGGGACAGATATTATCATCAATATTAACACAGAGGTGGAACCATGTATCGAGTTATGA
- a CDS encoding response regulator: MYRVMIVDDEEPVLDSFSFILKKYVNDFTLCAKARTGTEAIKEIKEKNPDVVFMDIQMPGMDGIETIRQLRPLFPHIIFILATAYERFDIAQKAIQLGVFNYLVKPVSKNKILEVLDLVKEDLDKRKKESDTLLEDEQFLKRTKNEKLNKFLTSLIWKNPDADSWNDFCRLFSINCERAAISLIGGLSTVSEEIRRDIFGSLVQKIQYKYNCLSTELGDKLILFFPEEGEMKDLDRQLRLIINEVNKVNLLLGSGGSYHFSEITRSVSEAFRPFSDSKEIEDKRNREQRMIFSVFKGILSNDRNKGEELFKNFWVSKFKQNEFNVAKGKMVALFTLLLHDIENHLLIRSNFNIDPAEEIMPLKTMEEWDLWAASAMTELFNLLDLQKSQTYPKPLKKALSYIAGNYSHQLQLTSVADECSVTGSYLSRLFTEHLDTKFIDYLNRYRVNQAVLLLRDKNISIKEASFMVGYQNPNYFSRIFRKIMGISPSDL, encoded by the coding sequence ATGTATCGAGTTATGATTGTTGATGATGAAGAACCTGTATTGGACAGCTTCAGTTTTATCTTAAAAAAATATGTTAATGATTTTACACTATGCGCTAAGGCAAGAACTGGAACAGAAGCCATTAAGGAAATTAAAGAAAAAAATCCCGATGTGGTTTTTATGGATATACAAATGCCGGGGATGGACGGCATAGAGACAATTCGTCAACTCAGGCCCCTATTCCCCCATATCATTTTTATTCTGGCTACGGCTTATGAACGCTTTGATATTGCCCAGAAAGCGATCCAACTTGGTGTATTCAATTACCTTGTAAAGCCTGTATCTAAAAACAAAATTCTCGAAGTACTGGACTTAGTTAAAGAGGATCTCGACAAGAGGAAAAAGGAAAGTGATACTCTTCTCGAGGACGAACAGTTTCTCAAAAGAACCAAAAATGAAAAATTGAATAAATTCCTAACAAGTCTTATTTGGAAAAATCCCGATGCTGATTCGTGGAATGATTTTTGCCGTCTCTTTTCCATAAATTGCGAAAGAGCGGCTATCTCTCTCATAGGAGGGCTTTCAACAGTTTCAGAGGAGATAAGAAGAGATATCTTTGGATCTTTAGTTCAGAAAATTCAGTATAAATACAATTGCCTCTCCACTGAACTGGGTGATAAATTGATTCTCTTTTTCCCAGAAGAAGGAGAGATGAAGGATCTTGATAGGCAATTGAGACTCATCATCAATGAAGTAAATAAAGTCAATTTACTCCTGGGCTCGGGAGGCTCCTATCATTTTTCTGAAATCACAAGATCTGTTTCTGAAGCATTCCGGCCTTTTTCCGATTCAAAAGAAATTGAGGATAAGAGGAACAGAGAACAGAGAATGATATTCTCTGTTTTCAAAGGGATTCTCAGTAATGACAGAAATAAAGGGGAAGAGTTATTTAAGAATTTCTGGGTTTCAAAATTCAAACAAAACGAGTTCAATGTGGCCAAGGGGAAAATGGTAGCGCTATTTACCCTTCTTCTGCACGATATTGAGAATCACCTACTTATCAGGAGTAATTTTAATATTGATCCCGCCGAGGAAATCATGCCCCTTAAAACAATGGAAGAGTGGGATCTTTGGGCGGCATCGGCCATGACTGAGCTCTTTAATCTCCTGGATCTGCAGAAAAGCCAGACCTACCCGAAACCATTGAAAAAAGCGCTTTCCTATATTGCTGGAAACTACAGTCATCAGCTTCAGCTGACATCTGTCGCCGATGAGTGTTCCGTAACGGGCAGCTATTTGAGTCGTTTGTTTACCGAACATCTGGATACAAAATTCATCGATTACTTAAACAGATACAGAGTGAATCAGGCTGTTCTCTTGCTGAGAGATAAAAATATTTCCATTAAAGAAGCATCATTTATGGTGGGGTACCAGAATCCGAATTATTTCAGCAGGATATTCCGTAAAATAATGGGTATTTCTCCATCTGATCTTTGA
- a CDS encoding energy-coupling factor transporter transmembrane protein EcfT, whose amino-acid sequence MIDTLFREEGSLLHGYDCRLKLLLLPLLVVYFFLPQSLTVSGGFTLFLLVLTLSVLGGKDLLTPLNMIFPLLILILILTPLFHKTGTVLLSVGNMTLVTSHGLMEALHYIFRLTGISTLFFLFFRTTPMEDILLGLSWFRLPYVVTLVISIALRYIPHLAGLYGQIKAAHALRCGVNDTLAPGKGWTRLKGLFPILVSLMIQSVKTIPLLTMALELKGIGRDNPRTRLRELPLVPSVRLQILSSLLLFVFLVLLLIVFR is encoded by the coding sequence ATGATTGATACACTATTCAGGGAGGAAGGGAGTCTTCTTCACGGCTATGACTGCCGTCTGAAGCTGCTTTTGCTGCCCCTGCTTGTCGTCTATTTTTTCCTGCCTCAGTCTCTGACAGTGAGCGGAGGATTCACTCTTTTTCTTCTGGTCCTGACCCTGTCTGTTCTGGGAGGCAAAGATCTTTTAACGCCCTTGAACATGATTTTCCCTCTGCTGATTCTCATCCTGATATTGACTCCTCTATTTCATAAAACCGGAACAGTACTTCTCAGTGTGGGGAATATGACCCTTGTGACGAGTCACGGACTCATGGAAGCCCTCCATTATATCTTCCGTCTGACCGGGATCAGTACACTCTTCTTTCTGTTTTTCCGAACGACCCCCATGGAAGATATCCTCCTGGGCCTCAGCTGGTTCCGCCTTCCCTATGTGGTCACCCTGGTGATCTCCATAGCTCTGCGTTATATTCCCCATCTGGCTGGTCTGTATGGGCAGATCAAGGCTGCCCACGCCCTTCGCTGCGGTGTGAATGATACCCTGGCCCCAGGAAAGGGATGGACCAGGCTTAAAGGACTATTCCCCATTCTGGTGTCTCTCATGATTCAGAGTGTTAAAACCATCCCTCTACTGACAATGGCTCTGGAGCTGAAGGGGATCGGGCGGGATAATCCCCGAACCCGCCTCAGGGAGCTTCCCCTTGTTCCTTCGGTGAGACTGCAGATTTTAAGTTCCCTTTTATTGTTTGTCTTTCTGGTTTTACTTCTAATCGTGTTCCGTTAA
- a CDS encoding sugar ABC transporter permease gives MVDDRNLFQKMGWVIYKYFLTLISMLRTNIRDYGMFIALVVIFVIFQFMTGGIFLGAFNFTNLLNQSAYVAVLAVGMTLVIVTQQIDLSVGYIGAFLGAYVVVAVETGGQSITVALLGALVLTVFVGIIKGYFIAKIKVPSFVVTLAGMFIFKGLLFFKTNNRTISTTHDFFIKVGIGYLPTYDVAGYDLFSLISGAVIMVVAITSGILIRNKHRKLGIPSEKVELFITKLVILSVIIGYLTYTFAANKGISYLLLITVIVVAIYHFMSTQTTLGRRIYAVGGNPEAAELSGISVEKTIIIVFISMGITAMIAGIMYVTRLQNASPKHGPFWELYAIAAVFIGGTSAKGGIGKVVNAVVGAVVIMSLKNGMSLAGIDANIEPIILGSVLLLAVVFDIYTRNVMPVDLVGMFYAKKQNKAELLLTRDNFIKAKRELREAQKAEMQNLIEYEYNFTNAQGAFNKIRDKIRVSVEADFITE, from the coding sequence ATGGTAGACGATCGAAATTTATTCCAAAAAATGGGATGGGTAATATATAAATATTTCCTGACGCTGATCTCAATGTTAAGAACAAATATCAGAGATTATGGAATGTTTATTGCTTTGGTAGTAATCTTTGTAATATTTCAGTTCATGACTGGTGGGATCTTCTTAGGAGCATTCAACTTTACAAATCTATTAAATCAATCGGCCTATGTAGCTGTGTTAGCTGTTGGTATGACCCTGGTCATTGTTACCCAGCAAATAGATTTATCTGTAGGGTATATTGGAGCTTTTCTTGGAGCTTACGTTGTAGTCGCCGTTGAAACGGGTGGGCAATCAATAACCGTAGCACTGCTTGGTGCCTTAGTACTCACTGTTTTCGTTGGCATCATTAAAGGTTATTTTATAGCCAAAATTAAAGTGCCTTCCTTCGTAGTTACCTTAGCCGGGATGTTTATCTTTAAAGGATTATTATTCTTTAAAACAAACAATAGAACGATCTCAACTACACATGATTTCTTCATCAAAGTAGGTATTGGATACTTACCAACATATGATGTGGCAGGCTATGATTTGTTTTCACTGATTTCAGGTGCTGTTATCATGGTTGTAGCAATCACTTCTGGAATATTGATACGTAATAAACACAGGAAACTTGGAATTCCAAGTGAGAAAGTCGAATTATTTATCACAAAGCTTGTGATTCTATCAGTTATTATCGGATACCTGACATATACATTTGCAGCTAATAAAGGAATTTCCTACCTATTACTAATTACTGTTATTGTTGTCGCAATTTATCATTTTATGTCAACACAAACAACTCTTGGTAGAAGGATCTACGCCGTAGGTGGAAATCCTGAAGCCGCTGAATTATCTGGTATCAGTGTTGAAAAAACGATAATCATTGTTTTTATCTCCATGGGTATCACAGCAATGATTGCGGGTATTATGTATGTTACAAGACTTCAAAATGCATCACCAAAGCATGGTCCCTTCTGGGAATTATATGCAATTGCAGCTGTCTTCATTGGTGGAACCAGTGCAAAGGGCGGCATTGGTAAAGTAGTGAATGCAGTCGTTGGTGCGGTCGTTATTATGTCACTGAAAAATGGTATGTCCTTAGCTGGCATTGATGCAAATATCGAGCCAATCATCTTGGGATCTGTATTGTTACTTGCTGTCGTATTTGATATCTACACAAGAAATGTCATGCCTGTTGATTTAGTAGGTATGTTTTATGCCAAAAAACAGAATAAAGCTGAGCTCCTTCTCACTCGGGATAATTTTATCAAAGCTAAAAGGGAACTTCGAGAAGCACAAAAAGCAGAGATGCAGAATCTTATCGAATATGAATATAATTTTACAAATGCCCAGGGTGCATTCAATAAAATTAGAGACAAAATCAGAGTTAGTGTAGAAGCGGATTTTATTACAGAGTAA
- a CDS encoding substrate-binding domain-containing protein has protein sequence MLQKISLIFLTVIFLLSCSNKEDSEKETIRIGFSAASETFLLERWDRDIKIFMHTARELGAEVIFAKSPGNALDQIPQIQYLLKQDINVLVVIPQDKVLLGGVIQKTIDRGIPVLSYDRPIMDVPITGYVSFDNHEVGRLLSSALISRVPVGNYIIVNGSIHDNNSFQVNNGVHEILDPFIAKGDVNVIDEIWLEHWSYDEALVEIGKVLDRTEDIQAISCANDLIAQAAVRLLSERQLAGKVAVVGQDADLVSCQSIVEGTQLMTVYKPIQKLAARAAGLAVSMAKKEIPEPDRYIDNNSSKEIPFYVETPVPVYRETLDSTVIGDGFHSREDVYRNATGQN, from the coding sequence ATGTTGCAAAAAATTTCTTTAATTTTCCTGACTGTTATTTTCTTACTCTCCTGTTCTAATAAAGAAGATTCGGAAAAAGAAACAATCCGAATTGGATTTTCTGCAGCATCCGAGACATTTCTACTTGAGAGATGGGACCGGGATATAAAAATTTTCATGCATACGGCCCGGGAGCTCGGAGCGGAAGTTATATTCGCCAAATCTCCGGGAAATGCCCTGGATCAGATCCCTCAGATTCAGTATCTGCTCAAGCAGGATATCAATGTGCTCGTTGTCATTCCTCAGGACAAAGTCCTTCTCGGGGGGGTTATTCAAAAGACCATAGATCGTGGAATTCCAGTTCTCTCTTACGACAGGCCCATTATGGATGTCCCTATTACAGGGTATGTCTCGTTTGATAATCATGAAGTGGGCAGGCTGCTTTCATCGGCTCTTATCTCCCGGGTCCCAGTGGGCAACTATATTATTGTCAACGGATCGATACACGATAACAACAGTTTCCAGGTAAACAATGGAGTCCATGAAATTCTAGATCCCTTTATAGCAAAAGGTGATGTTAACGTGATTGATGAAATATGGCTTGAACACTGGAGTTATGATGAAGCTCTTGTGGAAATCGGAAAAGTTCTTGATCGGACCGAAGATATACAGGCTATTTCATGCGCCAATGACCTCATCGCTCAGGCTGCGGTCAGACTCCTTTCGGAGAGACAGTTGGCGGGAAAAGTTGCCGTGGTTGGACAGGATGCGGACCTGGTATCCTGTCAGAGCATTGTTGAAGGAACCCAATTGATGACAGTATACAAACCCATTCAAAAACTGGCAGCGAGAGCGGCGGGTCTGGCTGTTTCCATGGCTAAAAAAGAGATACCTGAACCCGATAGATATATTGATAATAACAGCAGTAAAGAGATTCCCTTTTACGTAGAGACTCCTGTCCCTGTTTATAGAGAGACACTGGATTCGACTGTTATCGGTGACGGGTTTCATTCACGAGAAGATGTTTACCGAAACGCTACAGGACAAAACTAA
- a CDS encoding ABC transporter ATP-binding protein, with product MITAEKQPLLNIRDYSFKFPSYSGLQNRALFEGLNFILNRGEFWIVLGPPESGKTTLGRCLTAVYPGLTQAETSGDILIDGESVRTRSACDWIEKTGIVFQDPEEQIITTRCDDEASLALESLAVEPQEIQRRLSSSFDRFSVLGKERRNPVSLSGGEKKRLLLAALEMQDPDFWILDESMDELDRDGQIFLMNYLRDRARQGNRGILLFASKYKEIFHDSGAELALLSGGRMIREHDDPRSFQKLLEADGLSLAEKPETKPPIIRAGDDSCLFRMKDVKYMYPGNSDFTLEIDLLELKKGEVIALEGPNGCGKTTLARIISGLILPDRGELTLTGDPAGKARLNRSCGYLFQNPDYQLFLPTVAEELALGLKSSGLDKGQRSTMVNEAITLFRLPSPDAPPALMSFGARKRLQGAIYYLLDKDLYILDEADSGLNFTDYISIVGELRNKGAALIVITHDRHVQALGADRVIRMEQGRILDQESRKRRDPAHD from the coding sequence CAGCCCCTGCTGAATATCCGGGACTATTCATTTAAGTTTCCATCCTACTCGGGACTGCAGAACAGGGCTCTCTTTGAAGGTCTGAATTTTATTCTGAACCGCGGGGAATTCTGGATTGTTCTGGGACCACCGGAAAGCGGGAAAACGACATTGGGACGCTGTTTGACGGCGGTCTATCCAGGGCTGACCCAGGCGGAGACCTCAGGGGATATTCTCATTGACGGCGAGTCTGTGAGAACCCGGTCCGCCTGTGACTGGATAGAAAAAACAGGCATTGTCTTTCAAGACCCGGAAGAGCAGATTATCACCACCCGCTGCGATGATGAAGCCTCCCTGGCTCTCGAGTCTCTTGCCGTGGAACCCCAGGAAATTCAAAGGAGACTCAGCTCCTCCTTTGACCGATTTTCTGTCCTGGGCAAGGAGAGACGAAATCCCGTTTCACTCTCGGGGGGTGAGAAAAAACGGCTCCTTCTGGCAGCCCTGGAGATGCAGGATCCCGACTTCTGGATACTGGATGAATCGATGGATGAGCTGGACCGGGACGGTCAGATTTTCCTTATGAATTACCTGCGGGACAGGGCTCGCCAGGGGAATCGGGGCATCCTGTTGTTTGCTTCAAAATACAAGGAAATCTTTCATGATTCCGGGGCCGAGTTGGCACTTCTTTCCGGGGGGCGGATGATTAGAGAGCATGACGATCCCCGCAGCTTTCAGAAACTCCTGGAGGCGGATGGTCTCAGCCTGGCAGAGAAACCCGAAACCAAGCCACCCATCATACGCGCCGGTGATGATTCATGTCTCTTTCGAATGAAGGATGTGAAATACATGTATCCGGGAAACTCAGACTTTACTCTGGAGATAGACCTATTGGAGTTGAAAAAAGGGGAAGTCATCGCTCTGGAAGGTCCCAACGGCTGCGGGAAGACCACCCTGGCCCGCATTATCAGCGGACTGATTCTTCCCGACAGGGGAGAGCTGACTTTGACTGGAGATCCAGCCGGGAAAGCCCGGCTCAACAGAAGCTGCGGCTACCTCTTTCAGAATCCCGATTACCAGCTCTTTCTGCCGACCGTCGCCGAAGAACTGGCACTGGGCCTCAAATCTTCGGGGCTGGATAAAGGACAAAGGAGTACCATGGTTAATGAGGCCATCACCCTGTTCAGGCTGCCCAGTCCTGATGCACCGCCGGCACTGATGAGCTTTGGAGCCAGAAAACGCCTGCAGGGAGCCATCTACTATCTACTGGACAAGGATCTTTATATTCTGGATGAGGCTGACTCGGGGCTGAACTTTACGGACTACATCAGCATTGTTGGTGAACTGAGGAATAAAGGAGCCGCCCTCATTGTCATCACTCATGACAGGCATGTTCAGGCCCTCGGTGCCGACAGAGTCATCAGAATGGAACAGGGGCGGATTCTGGACCAGGAGAGCCGGAAGAGGCGGGACCCCGCCCATGATTGA
- a CDS encoding ATP-binding cassette domain-containing protein: MKSITKSFPGVKALDEVDILVEKGEIHFIVGENGAGKSTLMKVLSGIYPYGDYDGDIIFDGKIKHFHGIKDSVTDGIVIINQELELFPNLSVYENVFVGHEIHNNLSVMNWDTTKKEAKKYLDMVGLEVDIYSLVGLLGVGKQQLVEIAKALSQNVKLLILDEPTAALNEDDSDNLLKLIVELKKQGITSIMISHKLKEVEAIADSITVLRDGKTVARMVKDEINEREIIKHMVGREIEDIFPKRPEYSGGEVVLETVHLNAFDTSLNRYIVSNSNIKVRKGEVVGIAGLMGAGRTELAHSIFGNPKNYKISGSTILFGKAVKLSSPKIAIENGIAYVSEDRKKDGLILEETIGQNITVSSLKKISKMGIINFLTQNLYAEKYVKDLDIKTPSIFQQIKNLSGGNQQKVQVSKWLFADPKILILDEPTRGIDVGAKYEIYTIINDLVAKGMSIMIISSELPEILGMCDRVYVIAEGVQTAEFDIKDATPEKIMEKATV, from the coding sequence ATGAAGTCAATTACAAAGTCATTCCCGGGTGTAAAAGCCCTGGATGAAGTAGATATATTGGTTGAAAAAGGAGAAATCCATTTCATCGTTGGTGAAAATGGAGCCGGAAAATCAACATTAATGAAAGTATTAAGTGGAATTTATCCATATGGTGATTACGATGGAGATATAATATTTGATGGTAAAATAAAGCATTTTCACGGAATCAAAGATTCGGTTACAGATGGTATCGTTATCATAAATCAGGAACTGGAGCTTTTTCCAAATCTTAGCGTATATGAAAACGTTTTTGTTGGACATGAGATCCACAATAATTTGTCTGTTATGAATTGGGATACAACTAAAAAAGAAGCAAAAAAGTATCTGGATATGGTTGGACTGGAAGTTGATATATATAGTTTAGTGGGTTTACTCGGTGTGGGGAAACAGCAATTAGTTGAAATTGCAAAAGCATTAAGCCAAAATGTTAAATTATTGATCTTAGACGAGCCTACTGCAGCATTAAATGAAGATGACAGCGATAATTTATTGAAATTAATTGTTGAACTTAAAAAACAAGGTATTACTTCAATTATGATTTCACATAAACTAAAAGAAGTTGAAGCCATCGCAGATTCTATCACTGTCCTGAGGGATGGAAAGACCGTTGCCCGCATGGTCAAAGATGAGATCAATGAACGGGAAATTATCAAACACATGGTTGGTCGAGAAATTGAAGATATTTTTCCTAAAAGACCAGAATATTCCGGTGGAGAGGTCGTACTTGAAACTGTTCACTTAAATGCTTTTGATACTTCTCTAAACCGATATATTGTAAGTAATTCAAATATAAAGGTCCGAAAAGGTGAAGTCGTAGGAATTGCAGGATTAATGGGTGCGGGAAGAACAGAACTTGCCCACAGTATTTTTGGGAATCCAAAGAATTATAAAATATCCGGATCTACTATTCTATTTGGAAAAGCTGTCAAACTAAGTTCACCGAAAATAGCCATTGAAAATGGAATTGCCTATGTTTCTGAAGATAGAAAAAAAGATGGATTAATTTTAGAAGAAACAATTGGGCAGAATATAACGGTTTCTTCATTAAAAAAAATATCAAAAATGGGAATTATCAATTTCCTAACTCAAAACTTGTATGCTGAGAAGTATGTAAAAGATTTAGATATAAAGACTCCTTCCATTTTTCAACAAATTAAGAACTTAAGTGGTGGTAATCAACAAAAAGTACAAGTTAGTAAATGGTTATTTGCAGATCCCAAAATATTAATTTTAGATGAACCAACTCGCGGTATTGATGTTGGTGCAAAATATGAAATTTACACAATTATTAATGATTTAGTAGCAAAAGGCATGAGTATAATGATCATTTCTTCAGAATTACCTGAAATTTTAGGTATGTGTGACAGAGTTTATGTTATCGCTGAGGGTGTTCAAACTGCTGAATTTGACATAAAAGACGCTACACCTGAAAAAATAATGGAAAAGGCAACTGTTTAG